The following coding sequences lie in one Euhalothece natronophila Z-M001 genomic window:
- a CDS encoding polysaccharide biosynthesis tyrosine autokinase → MAERYIEYSEQQQQVGQQRVIELIDERLPQLQQRVESIQDQIQSFRQENEVVDPVQTAGQFSGTINTLQQRQQATDVEIQENTSLRDSLLDQLGLSLEEAMTTVALSEAPRYQELLNQLKDKETEIALELGRFTEDSPDIQALREQRDLILELLREESSAVLGEERVPEQIREQVTSPNPIRLSLTQDLIGATNQIRVLNVRNSALEEAEDEVRQQLEQMTDLAREYDGMNQRLNTAQENLARFTERREELAMQAAQEAQPWQTLEEPSQARRLPEEDNSVMVGLMAGLLAGAGAAFLAEKMDNKFHSPDELKQATNLPMIGVIPYEGGLQRVEELKTQSHSTETEELSAEENSSPTLPASSKPTILNNLSFNFSEAFRSLHTNLSFMNPDFPIKSLVVSSSIPGEGKSTVTLNLAQAAAAVGKRVLLVDADLRIPQLHQMLELSNQHGLSSVISRRVSSEEAIQQATFNNNLYFLTSGPIPPDPTSLLSSNMMKQLAKEWEESFDLVLYDTPPLGGLADARIITPLTNGLVLVAGLGVVDKSMFKDVIDILGVPKTTVLGTVANGIVQGSVTDYHYYYTYYYSEKSRASSDQSESSLVSSNGHNPPSSRD, encoded by the coding sequence GTGGCGGAACGTTACATTGAATACTCTGAACAACAACAGCAGGTTGGACAACAACGGGTTATCGAGTTAATTGATGAGCGCTTACCACAGTTACAACAGCGAGTAGAATCGATCCAAGATCAAATTCAAAGTTTCCGTCAAGAAAATGAAGTAGTTGATCCGGTGCAAACTGCAGGTCAATTTTCTGGAACTATTAATACGCTACAACAACGTCAACAAGCTACAGATGTTGAAATTCAAGAAAATACCTCCCTGCGCGATAGCCTATTAGACCAACTAGGATTAAGTTTAGAGGAAGCAATGACCACGGTTGCTCTCAGTGAGGCCCCTCGCTATCAAGAACTGTTGAATCAACTGAAGGACAAAGAAACGGAAATTGCTCTAGAACTAGGACGCTTTACTGAAGACAGTCCTGATATTCAAGCACTGAGAGAACAAAGAGATTTAATTTTAGAGTTATTAAGAGAAGAGTCGTCAGCGGTTTTAGGAGAAGAAAGAGTCCCAGAGCAAATTCGAGAACAAGTAACCTCTCCTAACCCTATTCGCCTTTCCCTCACTCAAGACTTAATTGGAGCAACTAATCAAATTCGGGTTCTCAATGTCCGTAATTCCGCTCTGGAAGAAGCTGAAGACGAAGTTCGTCAGCAACTAGAGCAAATGACTGACCTGGCCCGAGAGTATGACGGCATGAATCAACGCTTAAATACGGCTCAGGAAAACCTAGCACGCTTTACTGAGCGTCGGGAAGAGTTAGCCATGCAAGCAGCGCAAGAGGCCCAGCCTTGGCAAACTTTAGAAGAGCCGAGTCAAGCCCGACGATTGCCAGAGGAGGATAATAGTGTAATGGTAGGATTGATGGCAGGCTTATTAGCAGGGGCAGGAGCAGCATTTTTAGCTGAAAAAATGGACAATAAATTCCATAGCCCTGACGAACTCAAGCAAGCTACAAATTTACCAATGATTGGGGTAATTCCCTATGAGGGGGGATTACAAAGAGTTGAGGAATTAAAAACTCAGTCCCATTCAACAGAGACAGAGGAACTTTCGGCTGAAGAAAATAGTTCTCCAACTTTGCCTGCCTCCTCTAAGCCCACAATATTGAACAACTTATCCTTTAACTTTAGTGAGGCGTTTCGATCGCTGCATACCAATCTTTCTTTCATGAATCCTGATTTCCCAATCAAGTCATTAGTTGTTAGTTCTTCAATTCCGGGAGAAGGAAAGTCCACTGTAACTCTAAATTTAGCTCAGGCTGCTGCAGCTGTTGGTAAACGAGTTTTATTAGTTGATGCCGATCTTCGGATCCCTCAGCTACACCAGATGTTAGAACTCTCTAATCAACATGGGCTTTCTAGTGTGATTTCCCGTCGAGTCAGTAGTGAAGAAGCGATTCAGCAGGCTACGTTTAATAATAATCTTTACTTTTTAACTTCAGGACCCATTCCTCCTGATCCCACGAGCCTTCTTTCTTCTAACATGATGAAACAATTGGCAAAGGAATGGGAAGAATCCTTTGATTTAGTCCTTTACGATACACCACCATTAGGTGGTTTAGCAGATGCCAGAATCATTACGCCTTTGACGAATGGTTTGGTCTTAGTAGCGGGACTCGGAGTCGTCGATAAGTCTATGTTTAAAGATGTGATTGATATTTTAGGTGTCCCAAAAACTACAGTCTTAGGAACCGTAGCTAACGGAATTGTACAAGGATCAGTCACTGATTATCACTATTACTACACCTACTATTACAGTGAAAAATCTCGGGCGAGTTCCGACCAGTCAGAAAGTAGTTTAGTTTCCAGCAATGGGCATAATCCACCCTCTTCAAGAGACTAA
- a CDS encoding NUDIX hydrolase, which produces MIDPTINFGKNSVADFKVGVDNVIFSVDTQRNRLLILLVKRPHDPFANYYSLPGTLVCTGESLETAAYRTLSEKIEVENLYLEQLYTFGEPGRDPRENETSYEQRYLSVSYFALVRYEDTNLITKDNQKAVWHLLKETPQLAFDHNRILRYGYQRLRNKLEYSPIAFKVLPEAFTLNDLYQFYTTVLGENFSDYSNFRARLLKLGFLTDTGLKVSRGAGRPAALYRFDEDAFALLKDKPLVFI; this is translated from the coding sequence ATGATTGATCCGACCATCAATTTCGGAAAAAATAGTGTTGCTGATTTTAAAGTCGGGGTCGATAATGTCATATTTTCAGTAGATACTCAACGGAATCGGTTATTAATTTTATTAGTAAAAAGACCTCATGATCCCTTTGCGAATTATTATAGTCTGCCGGGGACGTTAGTTTGCACAGGAGAATCTTTAGAAACGGCAGCTTATCGGACGCTATCGGAAAAAATTGAAGTAGAAAATCTTTATTTAGAGCAGCTTTATACATTTGGCGAACCGGGGCGTGATCCAAGAGAAAATGAAACGTCTTATGAACAACGTTATTTATCGGTGAGTTATTTTGCGTTGGTGCGTTATGAAGATACAAATTTAATTACTAAGGATAACCAAAAAGCAGTTTGGCATTTACTTAAAGAAACACCGCAACTGGCGTTTGATCATAATCGTATTTTACGTTATGGTTATCAACGCTTAAGAAATAAGTTAGAATATAGTCCAATTGCGTTTAAAGTTCTCCCTGAAGCCTTTACCTTAAACGACTTATATCAGTTTTATACTACTGTATTAGGAGAAAATTTTTCTGATTATTCTAATTTTCGCGCCCGTTTATTAAAGTTAGGATTTTTAACGGATACAGGCTTAAAAGTGTCACGGGGTGCAGGAAGACCAGCAGCTCTTTATCGTTTCGATGAGGATGCCTTTGCATTATTAAAGGATAAGCCGTTAGTTTTTATTTAA
- the rbfA gene encoding 30S ribosome-binding factor RbfA, with product MATSRRVARVASLIQQEVSQMLINGIKDDRVGAGMVSVTNVDVSNDLQHAKIFVSIYGTEEAKTETMAGLKSSTAFVRRELGQRIRLRRTPEVVFYEDRSLELGDRTLSLINQLSEKREEKTDEAKELEN from the coding sequence ATGGCAACCAGTCGCCGTGTGGCAAGGGTCGCATCCCTCATTCAGCAAGAAGTAAGTCAAATGCTGATTAATGGGATCAAAGATGACCGAGTAGGCGCAGGAATGGTCAGTGTCACCAATGTAGATGTGTCTAATGATCTCCAACATGCCAAAATTTTTGTCAGTATTTATGGCACGGAAGAAGCCAAAACTGAAACGATGGCAGGATTAAAGTCTTCTACAGCGTTTGTTCGTCGTGAGTTAGGGCAACGAATACGATTACGTCGGACTCCAGAAGTGGTATTTTATGAAGACCGTTCTCTAGAACTCGGTGATCGCACGTTATCGTTAATTAATCAACTTAGTGAAAAACGGGAAGAAAAAACGGATGAAGCAAAGGAATTAGAAAATTAA
- a CDS encoding TlyA family RNA methyltransferase, which produces MAKQRLDTLLVTRQFCESRQKAQRLIRAGEVKVNDHVIDKPGTVVDTEAHLFVVQAPPFVSRGGEKLAKALSEFPITVQGRICLDGGISTGGFTDCLLQAGAKQVYGVDVGYGQVAWQLRQDERVILKERTNLRYLHQKDLYGDAPAADLGVLDLSFISLTKVLKPLWDLLSVPREAVVLVKPQFEVGRDRVGEKGVVRSAKDHYASITQVITASKELGWTPLGLTYSPLRGPAGNIEYLLWLHSDPPTNQTSIVSEEAIETLTQAATQNLN; this is translated from the coding sequence ATGGCAAAACAACGTCTTGATACATTATTAGTGACTCGTCAATTTTGTGAATCTCGCCAGAAAGCGCAACGTTTAATTCGCGCGGGTGAGGTTAAGGTGAATGATCATGTGATTGATAAGCCGGGAACTGTTGTGGATACCGAAGCCCATTTATTTGTGGTGCAGGCCCCTCCTTTTGTATCGCGAGGAGGAGAAAAGTTAGCTAAGGCGCTATCAGAATTTCCCATTACGGTGCAAGGGCGTATTTGTTTAGACGGAGGAATTTCTACGGGAGGCTTTACCGACTGCTTGTTACAAGCTGGTGCGAAACAAGTGTATGGGGTAGATGTAGGCTATGGACAGGTTGCCTGGCAGTTACGTCAAGATGAACGGGTGATTTTGAAGGAAAGGACAAATTTACGCTATTTGCACCAAAAAGATTTGTATGGCGATGCCCCTGCTGCTGATTTGGGTGTACTTGATTTATCGTTTATTTCTCTGACTAAAGTGTTAAAGCCACTCTGGGATTTACTATCTGTACCAAGAGAAGCAGTGGTATTAGTTAAGCCTCAATTTGAAGTAGGGCGCGATCGCGTGGGGGAAAAAGGGGTGGTGCGATCTGCTAAGGATCACTACGCAAGTATTACTCAAGTTATTACTGCTAGCAAGGAGTTGGGGTGGACTCCTTTAGGGTTAACTTATTCGCCGCTACGGGGTCCGGCGGGCAATATTGAATACTTACTCTGGCTACACAGTGATCCCCCAACTAATCAAACCTCTATAGTCAGTGAAGAGGCAATAGAAACTCTCACACAAGCTGCAACGCAGAACCTAAATTAA
- a CDS encoding nicotinate-nucleotide adenylyltransferase codes for MNNSTSSEIALFGTSADPPTEGHKTILEWLSRHYDQVAVWAASNPLKSKQTPLKHRMKMLELMIASLTTPKANVKLYAELSHPRSLETVKKAEILWNNQANFTFVIGSDLITQIRRWYKSEELLQRVKLLIIPRPGYPLTETELEILKEIGANYQVADINAPSVSSSAYREKGKEVIDNSVKSYIQEQKLYS; via the coding sequence ATGAATAATTCCACCTCTTCTGAAATTGCCCTTTTTGGAACCAGTGCTGATCCACCAACAGAAGGTCATAAAACCATTTTAGAGTGGTTATCTCGCCATTATGATCAAGTAGCGGTTTGGGCAGCCAGTAATCCCTTAAAATCAAAACAAACCCCGTTAAAGCATCGCATGAAAATGTTGGAGTTAATGATTGCGTCTTTAACCACTCCGAAAGCTAATGTTAAACTCTACGCAGAATTAAGCCATCCTCGCAGTTTAGAAACGGTGAAAAAGGCAGAAATACTCTGGAATAATCAGGCTAATTTTACCTTTGTCATTGGTTCTGACTTAATTACCCAAATTCGGCGGTGGTACAAGAGTGAGGAACTATTGCAACGAGTGAAACTCTTAATCATTCCACGTCCTGGGTATCCTTTAACCGAAACGGAGTTAGAAATCTTAAAAGAGATAGGGGCAAACTATCAAGTTGCTGATATTAATGCACCGTCTGTATCCTCCAGCGCTTATCGGGAAAAGGGAAAAGAAGTGATCGATAATTCGGTTAAAAGCTACATTCAAGAACAAAAATTATATTCATGA
- a CDS encoding FHA domain-containing protein, producing the protein MITLTLLHPQHSVAVQTWRFEPKSVIRVGRSRNNEVTLYSAVVSRHHVEIRRKGKDWEVVNTGSNGTFCDGKRISRAAVKNGMIIRLASSGPQLQIWTDVLTSEKKPDTSSSQHSISKKDMEKAQGTFPQEKRDQKLSPQEIEQAKETQMD; encoded by the coding sequence ATGATAACGCTCACTTTACTGCATCCGCAGCATTCGGTAGCTGTTCAGACTTGGCGTTTTGAACCAAAGTCAGTGATTAGGGTGGGTCGTTCTCGCAATAATGAAGTTACCCTCTATAGTGCTGTTGTCTCTCGCCATCATGTGGAAATTCGGCGAAAAGGAAAAGATTGGGAAGTTGTCAATACTGGTTCTAACGGGACTTTTTGTGATGGGAAACGAATTAGTCGAGCAGCCGTTAAAAATGGGATGATTATTCGGTTAGCGAGTTCGGGACCACAACTGCAAATTTGGACAGATGTCTTAACATCAGAGAAAAAACCTGATACAAGTTCATCACAACATTCCATCTCTAAAAAAGATATGGAAAAAGCTCAAGGCACTTTCCCTCAAGAAAAACGTGACCAGAAACTTTCTCCTCAAGAAATTGAACAAGCCAAAGAGACGCAAATGGATTAA
- the pyk gene encoding pyruvate kinase translates to MSTNPFPHRTKIVATIGPASQSEDVIRQLVKAGMNVARLNFSHGSYDDQAAVIARLRKVSQELDTPITLLQDLQGPKIRVGWLPHGEVMLTKGETVILTPNLESSDSRDLIPIDYPYLAEEAEPGAQVLLDDGLLELEVEAIKNAQLHCRVISGGLLKNRKGVNFPNLTLSLPSLTEKDQQDLEFGIEQGIHWVCLSFVRQVEDIRHLKQFLHHRGANIPVIAKIEKPQAIEHLQELVAECDGLMVARGDLGVEMRPEQVPLLQKRIITTCNQTGIPVITATQMLESMIHSPRPTRAEASDVANAIIDGTDAVMLSGESAVGKYPVQAVEMMARIAQQVEPDIEFVNHPPAENTETHALSESLRCIDQMMELRCIASFTTTGFTARIASDERPKAPIVAFTPNIDVYHRLNLVWGVKPLLLNPKEQGLEPLIAEMESCLLERELVHSGDKVLILGGSPVQRAKGTNFLKIHSIT, encoded by the coding sequence ATGTCAACGAACCCCTTTCCCCATCGCACTAAAATTGTCGCCACTATCGGTCCAGCTAGCCAATCTGAAGATGTTATTCGGCAATTAGTCAAAGCGGGGATGAATGTTGCCCGTCTTAATTTTTCTCATGGTAGCTATGATGATCAAGCAGCGGTCATTGCCAGACTGCGGAAAGTTTCTCAAGAATTAGATACCCCCATTACCCTATTACAAGACTTACAAGGCCCCAAAATTCGCGTGGGGTGGTTGCCTCATGGGGAAGTAATGCTAACTAAAGGAGAGACGGTGATCCTCACTCCTAATTTAGAAAGTAGTGACAGCAGGGATCTCATTCCCATTGACTACCCCTATTTAGCAGAAGAAGCTGAACCTGGCGCTCAAGTCTTACTCGATGATGGACTCTTAGAATTAGAAGTGGAAGCCATCAAAAATGCTCAACTTCATTGTCGCGTTATCAGCGGGGGGCTTCTTAAAAATCGGAAAGGGGTTAATTTTCCGAACTTGACCTTAAGTTTGCCTTCTTTAACCGAAAAAGATCAACAAGATTTAGAATTTGGGATTGAACAAGGCATCCACTGGGTTTGTTTAAGCTTTGTGCGACAAGTCGAAGACATTCGTCACCTGAAGCAGTTTTTACACCATCGAGGGGCAAATATTCCAGTGATTGCTAAAATTGAAAAGCCCCAAGCAATCGAACATCTTCAGGAATTAGTTGCCGAATGTGATGGGTTAATGGTGGCAAGAGGGGATCTAGGAGTAGAAATGCGCCCAGAACAAGTCCCTTTATTACAAAAGCGAATTATCACCACTTGTAACCAAACAGGGATTCCTGTCATTACCGCAACGCAAATGCTAGAGAGTATGATTCACTCTCCGCGCCCCACTCGTGCCGAGGCTTCTGATGTGGCAAATGCGATTATTGATGGTACTGATGCAGTGATGCTTTCGGGAGAGTCAGCAGTGGGAAAATATCCCGTACAAGCAGTGGAAATGATGGCGCGGATTGCACAACAAGTAGAACCAGACATTGAATTTGTTAATCATCCCCCAGCAGAAAATACCGAAACTCATGCTCTCAGTGAGTCTCTACGTTGTATTGATCAGATGATGGAATTGCGATGTATTGCCTCTTTTACCACGACTGGATTTACTGCCCGTATTGCCTCCGATGAGCGTCCGAAAGCGCCCATTGTCGCCTTTACTCCCAATATAGACGTTTATCATCGCTTAAATTTAGTTTGGGGGGTAAAACCATTATTATTAAATCCCAAAGAGCAAGGGTTAGAACCTTTGATTGCAGAAATGGAATCTTGTTTATTAGAACGGGAATTAGTACACTCAGGAGATAAAGTATTAATTTTAGGTGGTTCACCAGTACAACGAGCAAAAGGAACTAATTTTTTGAAAATTCATTCAATTACTTAA
- a CDS encoding NAD+ synthase produces MKIAIAQLNSTIGDLKGNAKNILNAAQEAVKENAQLLLTPELSLCGYPPRDYLLNPSFLKKMSQELEALAQELPPQLTVLVGVATSNPHAAEKGEKPLHNSIALIENGKVINYFHKRLLPTYDVFDEARYFEPAKETNCFVIKLNSEQNSIIPLNVGVTICEDLWNDENFWGQRNYQHNPLEDLATRGVDFIVNLSASPYSVGKQNLRTKMLSHSANHYKIPIIYTNQVGANDDLIFDGGSIAINRKGELVTRAKAFQDDLAIAEFSSQKQDLMSTNIAPTIDNLDQEMWEALVLGVQDYTRKCGFKKVVIGLSGGIDSALVAAIARFALGKDNVLAVLMPSPYSSQGSITDAKALIKNLGIASTTLPIEAAMNAYDEMLAPLFSGTEFGVAEENLQSRIRGNLLMAIANKFNYLLLSTGNKSEMAVGYCTLYGDMNGGLAVISDVPKMQVYSLCRWLNQDQEIIPSNIINKAPSAELKPDQQDQDSLPPYEILDEILHRFIHEHQGIDELMAAGFAEDTVKKVTNLVRKAEFKRRQAPPGLKVTDRAFGTGWRMPIASKINH; encoded by the coding sequence ATGAAGATCGCGATCGCGCAACTCAATTCTACCATCGGTGACTTAAAAGGCAATGCCAAAAATATCTTAAATGCTGCTCAAGAAGCGGTAAAAGAAAATGCCCAGTTACTATTAACTCCAGAACTTTCTTTATGTGGCTATCCGCCTCGGGATTATCTCCTCAATCCTAGCTTCTTAAAAAAAATGTCCCAAGAATTAGAAGCGTTAGCCCAAGAATTACCGCCACAATTAACCGTTTTAGTGGGAGTTGCGACTTCTAATCCTCACGCAGCAGAAAAAGGAGAAAAGCCCCTTCATAATAGTATTGCTCTCATTGAAAATGGAAAAGTGATTAACTACTTTCATAAACGATTACTTCCTACTTATGATGTGTTTGATGAAGCTCGTTATTTTGAACCAGCAAAAGAAACGAATTGCTTTGTGATTAAACTAAATTCGGAGCAAAATTCAATAATTCCTCTTAACGTTGGTGTAACTATTTGTGAAGACCTTTGGAATGATGAAAACTTTTGGGGACAACGGAATTATCAACATAATCCTTTAGAAGACTTAGCCACAAGAGGAGTGGATTTCATTGTTAATTTATCGGCATCTCCTTATAGTGTCGGTAAGCAAAATCTAAGAACTAAGATGCTTAGTCATAGTGCTAATCATTATAAAATCCCTATTATTTATACTAATCAAGTGGGAGCAAATGATGATTTAATTTTTGATGGCGGAAGTATAGCAATTAATCGCAAGGGTGAATTGGTAACTCGTGCTAAAGCCTTTCAAGATGATTTAGCGATCGCTGAATTTAGTTCCCAAAAACAAGATTTAATGTCCACCAATATTGCCCCAACCATTGATAATTTAGATCAAGAAATGTGGGAAGCGCTAGTATTAGGAGTACAGGATTATACTCGTAAATGTGGATTTAAGAAAGTCGTGATTGGATTAAGTGGGGGAATTGATTCAGCGCTAGTAGCCGCGATCGCGCGATTTGCCTTAGGAAAAGATAACGTTCTAGCAGTTTTAATGCCCTCCCCTTATAGTTCTCAAGGTTCGATTACCGATGCAAAAGCCTTGATTAAAAATTTAGGAATTGCTAGCACAACTCTCCCCATAGAAGCAGCAATGAACGCTTACGATGAAATGTTAGCCCCCTTATTTTCGGGAACAGAATTTGGAGTTGCTGAAGAGAATTTACAATCAAGAATCCGTGGTAACTTATTAATGGCAATTGCCAATAAATTTAACTATTTACTACTTTCTACAGGAAATAAATCGGAAATGGCAGTAGGATACTGTACATTATACGGGGATATGAATGGGGGGCTTGCCGTCATTTCTGATGTTCCTAAAATGCAAGTTTATTCTCTTTGTCGCTGGCTAAACCAAGACCAAGAAATTATCCCCTCTAATATTATTAATAAAGCCCCTAGTGCAGAACTAAAACCTGATCAACAAGATCAAGACTCCCTTCCCCCCTATGAAATTTTAGATGAAATTTTACATCGTTTTATCCATGAACATCAGGGAATTGATGAACTTATGGCTGCTGGCTTTGCAGAAGATACAGTCAAGAAAGTTACTAATTTAGTGCGAAAAGCAGAATTTAAACGCCGTCAAGCCCCCCCAGGGCTAAAAGTCACAGATCGCGCCTTTGGAACAGGTTGGCGGATGCCCATTGCCAGTAAAATTAATCATTAA
- a CDS encoding 2Fe-2S iron-sulfur cluster-binding protein — MTRHYKIHVYNRQTGTQHTATIPDDQYILQSLEEKGIKLPFSCRNGACTTCAVRRIEGEIYHPEAMGLSPQLEEKGYNLLCVGYPRSDLVVETQDEDEVYEQQFGRYFGKGKILFGIPLDDD, encoded by the coding sequence ATGACACGCCATTACAAAATTCACGTTTACAATCGCCAAACAGGAACCCAACATACAGCAACGATTCCTGATGATCAATATATTCTGCAAAGTTTAGAGGAGAAAGGGATTAAGTTGCCATTTTCTTGTCGCAATGGGGCTTGTACCACTTGTGCGGTGCGACGGATTGAAGGGGAAATTTATCACCCCGAAGCAATGGGATTGTCTCCACAGTTAGAAGAAAAGGGCTATAATTTGCTTTGTGTCGGCTATCCTCGCTCTGATTTGGTAGTGGAAACCCAAGATGAGGATGAGGTGTATGAACAGCAGTTTGGTCGCTATTTTGGCAAGGGGAAAATCCTGTTTGGCATCCCCTTAGATGATGATTAA
- a CDS encoding glycoside hydrolase family 3 N-terminal domain-containing protein, with the protein MATLPDYTQWQLEEQIAQMIVVRASGHLFDQQIRYPQWEPTNEKLRYWLESLNVGGVILLGGSAPEIAQRTQQLQGWAATPLLMAADIEEGVGQRFAGATWFPPPMALSGMGEEGKAYAAKMGELTAQEAIALGINWLFAPVVDVNNNPDNPVINVRAFGEDTQTVSELTTAFIDGAHRYPVLTTAKHFPGHGDTATDSHLSLPVLTVGADRLNEVELPPFKSAIAQGVDAVMSAHILVPAWDDVFPATLSSTALTQQLRFNLNFQGLIVTDALVMGALKEVASPEELPIFAIEAGADIILMPENPESAIAAIADAVNTGRLSRQRITASLSRIWEAKKKARITPPTENFIKELSTPLAEKTTTEILKASLQTHGQLPISQTGGRNLVIVDDLLHCDHIHENSSAIALPEKLGYELQLLGQTQMFPQSPEKFPLTLVQIFTRGNPFRGESGLNDSTKALLESLSHQNSLQAVIVYGSPYVGDWLEKTLPSNVPWLFSYGQMEKSSAIALQTLFGIT; encoded by the coding sequence ATGGCGACGCTTCCAGACTACACCCAATGGCAATTGGAAGAACAAATTGCCCAGATGATCGTTGTTCGGGCTTCAGGGCATCTTTTTGATCAGCAAATTCGCTATCCCCAATGGGAACCGACTAATGAAAAATTACGCTACTGGCTAGAAAGTTTGAACGTTGGAGGCGTAATTTTATTGGGGGGTAGTGCTCCCGAAATTGCTCAACGGACTCAACAATTGCAAGGTTGGGCTGCTACTCCCCTTTTAATGGCGGCAGATATTGAAGAAGGGGTGGGGCAAAGGTTTGCAGGGGCAACTTGGTTTCCGCCACCAATGGCGTTAAGTGGGATGGGAGAAGAAGGAAAAGCCTATGCCGCCAAGATGGGAGAACTTACCGCGCAAGAAGCTATAGCCTTAGGGATTAATTGGTTATTTGCTCCTGTGGTGGATGTGAATAATAATCCTGATAATCCGGTGATTAATGTGCGAGCGTTTGGCGAAGATACCCAGACGGTTAGTGAGTTAACGACTGCTTTTATTGACGGGGCACACCGCTATCCTGTTTTAACTACTGCTAAACATTTTCCGGGGCATGGGGATACGGCAACAGATTCTCATCTCTCCTTGCCTGTGTTAACAGTGGGGGCAGATCGGTTAAATGAGGTGGAATTACCTCCTTTTAAAAGCGCGATCGCGCAAGGGGTAGATGCAGTAATGAGTGCCCATATTTTGGTGCCAGCTTGGGATGATGTTTTCCCAGCAACCCTTTCTTCTACAGCGCTGACGCAACAATTACGGTTTAATTTGAACTTTCAGGGATTAATTGTCACTGATGCCTTAGTGATGGGGGCTTTAAAGGAAGTAGCTTCTCCTGAAGAGTTACCCATTTTTGCCATTGAAGCGGGGGCTGATATTATTTTAATGCCAGAAAATCCTGAAAGCGCGATCGCGGCGATTGCTGATGCAGTGAATACGGGTCGCCTTTCGAGGCAACGGATTACAGCCTCTTTAAGTCGCATTTGGGAAGCGAAGAAAAAAGCACGCATTACCCCACCTACGGAAAATTTTATCAAAGAATTATCTACGCCCCTTGCGGAAAAAACAACCACAGAGATTTTAAAGGCTTCTTTACAGACTCATGGCCAATTGCCCATTTCTCAGACAGGGGGCCGAAATTTAGTGATTGTTGATGATCTTCTCCACTGTGATCACATTCATGAAAATAGTAGCGCGATCGCGCTTCCAGAAAAACTCGGTTATGAGTTGCAATTACTGGGACAAACTCAAATGTTTCCCCAATCCCCTGAAAAATTCCCCCTCACACTTGTGCAAATTTTTACCAGAGGCAACCCTTTTCGTGGTGAATCAGGGCTAAATGACTCAACAAAAGCCCTATTAGAATCCTTATCTCATCAAAACTCCCTCCAAGCAGTCATTGTTTATGGCAGCCCTTATGTGGGGGATTGGTTAGAGAAAACGCTTCCCAGTAATGTGCCTTGGCTATTCAGCTATGGGCAAATGGAGAAAAGTAGCGCGATCGCGCTGCAAACTTTATTTGGAATAACCTAG